ATAGAACACACGGTTACTTCTATCTTAGCCATTTCAGGACATAATAAATACCTATGATGAAGAGAATCAATGCGATCCAAAAGACTAGTTTGTCCTTGAAAACTCGCTTGTTGATAGAAGTGATAGTACGTTCCGAAACGCCCAACGTTCTCAGGCCATTCGACATTTGATCTTGTACTTTTGATAGAATCTTGTTTTGTTCCACAATATTCTCAAATGATTGCTGGCCCATTTCCAGGATGTAATCTAATTGAGCATTACCCCTTTCAAAAACAGACTGTTCCTTTTGCAATCCTTGATATAGCGGTAGTCCTCCGCCATTGCTATGGCTCTCTCCACTATTCGCACTCACACCACCAACGTTCCGCTTATTCATTATTGTCTCTGATGTGCTAAAGGGGTTATCAGAGTCCATGACATGGGATGCTCCGGAGCCGAATAACTGAGTTCTTGAATTAGATTCGTTATAGGAttgtttcaaatctttAAATCGCGAAGTGAAATCATCCAGATCCTGTGTCAAAGTCGCTAGTCGGTTGGCGAACTTAGGATCGATCTCCTCCGCATTGGTGTCTTCCTTGTATCTCTTCAAATGTTCTGCATATTGCTTGATGGTCTTTTCCAAGGAGACCAAAGTCGCAGAGATGGATCCTTGTAAAGAAATAGGCGCAGTCAAAGAGTTCTTTTCGAACCTAGCCAATTCTTGTTGAAGTTGGCTTTTCTGTTTAATGGCGTGATTGTAAAGAGCGTTCTATTTAATGAGTGAGTAATGAGAATACCGTGTTAGTAACTCTTATTTCCTaaggacaaaaaaaaaaggcatcCGTCGATCATACATACCATTTCCCCTTAAATCGATATGTCTTATTCACGATAATATCTGCACTATTGCCGTGCCATCCTTCTCCATCGACAGTGTCGATCATTTCTATTATAGCCAGcacattgaaaatttcaatggCTGGCTCGTTGTTCGCGTCGCAACATTTGGCATTTATAAAAAGAGAGAAGCATATTGAAAGGAAAGCTGCGATTATTGTAAATCAAGCAACCACGATATTGATCTCACAAGTGCGGGCATTACACGAGAAATGACACCTTCCACCCCACCAAGGTCTAGAGGCACTAGGTATCTTACACAACCCAACACCAATGCCGGTCCGAACGGAATAATACAAGCCCAAAGGACCCCTCAAAAGCCTTCGCAGAATCTGGTCCCTGTTACTCCCTCGACAGCTAGGCCCTTTAAAAATGCACCGTTACTGGCACCTCCCAATGCAAATATGGGTATGAGTTCTCCATTTAATGGGCTCACTTCACCTCAAAGGTCTCCATTTCCGAAGCCTTCAGTGAAGAGAACGCTCTTCCAGTTTGAAAGCCATGACAATGGAATTGTAAGAGAAGAGCAGGAACAACTTGGTCGTGTAAATAGAATATTGTTTCCAAATGGGCATAAGCAGCAAGatcaagatgaagatgaagatgaagatgaagatgaatgtgaagatgatgaggtTCTCCTCCCCCCCAGTAGGCCTACCTCTGCCAGGCAGTTACATCTATCAATCGGTAAAGATGAGTCTGAACAAGCGCATAATAGGAAGATCATCAAAGATGTACCCGGTACGCCCAGCGACAAGGTGATAACGTTTGAACTGGCCAAAAATTGGAACAACTATTCCCCGCAGAACGGCTCCACTAGTCAAGACGAGGAAGACGTCATAGTCAGACCGGCACGAGTGAACAAAAATCCCTTTCTATCCGATGAAGTGGTCACTGAGGAGATCAGAAATGAACGCAGGAGAGCATTGTTGGAGGAGAATCCGGATATAGATGATGTGGTAACGTATCTTAATAAGAAGGGAGAGATTGTAGAAAAACGAAGGCTGAcaaatgaagagaaaagaagactAAAACCAAAGGCGTTGTTCCAATCTAGGGATCAAGAGcattgaaggaaaagatgttttttttgggaGCCGTTTTATTcactttatttattttacatttttctGCAAAGGGGGCATTAACACTAACGTTTTACATattataatatatacaGGATATTCTATTTTACAACATTAACTGGATTCATTTTACATTTTGCcttgtcttttctttttatctcattttttcagtttaaGGATAGCATATTTTACTGTAGTTCCTCGTCAAACAAGTTAGGGGAGGACAATGACAAGAAAAGTAGCTTCTTGTCTTGCAGCGTTTGAGGAGGAAGTGCAAGTACAAAAGCCTGGaaatatatacaagaaaatgaatctGATTGGTGAAGTGGTATGGTTGTACATAAGTATATGGGTGGTGCTGGCAAAAGTGACATCGAAGGATGAGTTCAAGTGGAATAAAGAATGTTCCTTGCCCAATTTATTAGAAGTGAAAGATCCGCAAAAAGAGCTTTCGCAATGGACCTTAAAAGACAAGGTGAAGCTTGAAGAAGGGAGATTTGTTTTAACTCCTGGAAAGAGTACAAAGGGTTCACTCTGGTTGCAACCAGATTATATAATCCAGGATGCTATGACAATAGAGTGGACATTTAGAAGTTTTGGGTTCAGAGGTAGCACAAATGGTGGTATTGCATTCTGGTTGAAACAAGGAAATGTCGGGGATGGCACTGAGTTATTTGGTGGAAGTTCCAAGAAATTCGATGGCCTAATGATTCTGTTACGGTTGGATGACAAGTTGGGCGAGAGTGTGACAGCATATTTAAATGACGGATCTACAAGCCTTGATGTTAAAAGCTCTCCATATTTTGCGTCATGTCTATTTCAATACCAAGATTCCATGGTACCATCCACACTAAGATTGACATACGATCCGCTGAATAATCACTTACTAAAGTTGCAGATGGACAATAGAGTGTGTTTCCAAACgaggaaaataaaattcatGCTACGGAAGCCATTTAGGATCGGAGTAAGTGCCATCAACGATGCGTCCAAAGAATCgtttgaaattttgaaaatgaaactcTATGACGGCGTTATTGAGGACTCGTTGATTCCTAATGTGAACCCTATGGGGCAACCAAGGGTGGTTACTAAGGTGATCAATTCGCAAACGGGCGAAGAGAgttttaaagaaagaatgcCTTTCTCTGACAAAAGGGAGGGCATAACGAGTAAcgaaatttttgagaagatGAACAGGCTGGAGGGCAAGTTAATGGCAAATGACATTAATCCGCTGCTGCGGAAGATGGACAATATTGTGGAGAACGAGCGCGAACTGATTCGGCGTTTAAGACCAGTGCTAGATCCAGAGAACGTAGGACGAACGCCGGGTCTTAATGGCGATAgttttcaagattttctaTCGATGAATACAAACCTGGACAGACTGATAaaggaacaagaaagaattCGACTAGATATGAAACAGCATGGTGGTAAGACGAACCGCCATGACGAGATTTTCTCCCAGATAGGCGTGTGGCTAATCCCGTTGATTTTCATTATGGTCACGTTGGCATACTACATGTTTAGAATCAATCAAGACATCAAGAAGGTCAAAGTTCTATAAATCCTGGCATTACTTCATTCACGGGGGTACAAATATGAAGGTATACGttcatatacatatttataTGCTTATACTAGCACTTCttaatttcattttattgCTTCGAACGCATGCCAACAAACAAAATGTTAATTAAACCATTCTTCACATAAAATAGATAAAAGAGGTGAGTTCACCTTTGATACTGGCACCGTTGCCGGGTCTGAAAATATTTAGTGTAAGACGCAAGGATGGCAGTATTATCTTCCTAATGTTAAAGCCGGTTTGATACTGTTATTTCCACACTAGTTGTGCTTTCTGTGGTAATATCCTGTTCTGGCTGGCGATATGTATGGTCGTaagaaagtttttttgattgttgGTATCGTCCATATCATGGTATAATTATCAAAACAGCGTCTATCAACAGGTGGCACAAATACGTTATTAACATAATTATTTCCTCCATGCTAATATTTGGGATCGCCCGTAAACATTTAAAAGGTTTTTTAGTATCGTGCTATCAATTGGTGGTCATGCCCGGTATTCTTCTGGTTACCGTACCAATTATGGTAGTAGAGATCCCTCGAATTTGTGCAGTGTAGAGTGCCATTAGCGTTATGTTCTGCCTGGTCATGGTTTATTATTACAGCTCTGACCTTGGTTCC
This genomic window from Saccharomyces kudriavzevii IFO 1802 strain IFO1802 genome assembly, chromosome: 12 contains:
- the EMP46 gene encoding Emp46p (similar to Saccharomyces cerevisiae EMP47 (YFL048C) and EMP46 (YLR080W); ancestral locus Anc_8.2); this translates as MTRKVASCLAAFEEEVQVQKPGNIYKKMNLIGEVVWLYISIWVVLAKVTSKDEFKWNKECSLPNLLEVKDPQKELSQWTLKDKVKLEEGRFVLTPGKSTKGSLWLQPDYIIQDAMTIEWTFRSFGFRGSTNGGIAFWLKQGNVGDGTELFGGSSKKFDGLMILLRLDDKLGESVTAYLNDGSTSLDVKSSPYFASCLFQYQDSMVPSTLRLTYDPLNNHLLKLQMDNRVCFQTRKIKFMLRKPFRIGVSAINDASKESFEILKMKLYDGVIEDSLIPNVNPMGQPRVVTKVINSQTGEESFKERMPFSDKREGITSNEIFEKMNRLEGKLMANDINPLLRKMDNIVENERELIRRLRPVLDPENVGRTPGLNGDSFQDFLSMNTNLDRLIKEQERIRLDMKQHGGKTNRHDEIFSQIGVWLIPLIFIMVTLAYYMFRINQDIKKVKVL
- the SIC1 gene encoding cyclin-dependent protein serine/threonine kinase inhibiting protein SIC1 (similar to Saccharomyces cerevisiae SIC1 (YLR079W); ancestral locus Anc_8.5), with amino-acid sequence MTPSTPPRSRGTRYLTQPNTNAGPNGIIQAQRTPQKPSQNLVPVTPSTARPFKNAPLLAPPNANMGMSSPFNGLTSPQRSPFPKPSVKRTLFQFESHDNGIVREEQEQLGRVNRILFPNGHKQQDQDEDEDEDEDECEDDEVLLPPSRPTSARQLHLSIGKDESEQAHNRKIIKDVPGTPSDKVITFELAKNWNNYSPQNGSTSQDEEDVIVRPARVNKNPFLSDEVVTEEIRNERRRALLEENPDIDDVVTYLNKKGEIVEKRRLTNEEKRRLKPKALFQSRDQEH
- the BOS1 gene encoding Bos1p (similar to Saccharomyces cerevisiae BOS1 (YLR078C); ancestral locus Anc_8.6) yields the protein MNALYNHAIKQKSQLQQELARFEKNSLTAPISLQGSISATLVSLEKTIKQYAEHLKRYKEDTNAEEIDPKFANRLATLTQDLDDFTSRFKDLKQSYNESNSRTQLFGSGASHVMDSDNPFSTSETIMNKRNVGGVSANSGESHSNGGGLPLYQGLQKEQSVFERGNAQLDYILEMGQQSFENIVEQNKILSKVQDQMSNGLRTLGVSERTITSINKRVFKDKLVFWIALILFIIGIYYVLKWLR